In Capricornis sumatraensis isolate serow.1 chromosome 16, serow.2, whole genome shotgun sequence, a genomic segment contains:
- the LOC138092267 gene encoding LOW QUALITY PROTEIN: olfactory receptor 5T2-like (The sequence of the model RefSeq protein was modified relative to this genomic sequence to represent the inferred CDS: inserted 1 base in 1 codon) has protein sequence MKNGTEVTSFLLKGFTXLELQIIFFFLFLAIYLFTLIGNLGLVVLVIGDCRLHNPMYYFLSVLSSVDACYSSVITPKMLVDFMSKNKAISFLECATQMFLAVTFGTTECFLLAAMAYDRYVAIYDPLLYSVSMVPRVYVPLIIASYVGGILHATVHTVATFSLSCASSEIRHVFCDIPPLLAISCSDTHTNQLLLFCLVGSIEMVTVLIVLISYGFILLAILRMPSAVGRRKVFSTCGSHLIGVSIFHGTVLFMYVRPSSSYATDHDMIVSIFYSIVIPMLNPIIYSLRNKDVKESMKKVFGKIWLINKVYFHSKY, from the exons ATGAAGAATGGCACTGAAGTAACATCCTTTTTACTGAAAGGTTTCA ATCTTGAACTGCAAatcatctttttcttcttgtttctagCAATTTACCTCTTTACACTGATTGGAAATTTGGGCCTGGTTGTATTAGTCATTGGGGATTGCCGGCTCCACAACCCCATGTACTATTTTCTGAGTGTGCTCTCATCTGTGGATGCCTGCTATTCCTCAGTAATTACCCCCAAAATGTTAGTAGATTTTATGTCAAAGAACAAAGCCATTTCCTTCCTTGAATGTGCAACACAGATGTTCCTTGCTGTTACTTTTGGAACCACAGAATGTTTTCTTCTGGCTGCAATGGCCTATgatcgctatgtggccatctaTGACCCCCTTCTGTATTCAGTCAGCATGGTTCCCAGAGTCTATGTGCCACTCATCATTGCTTCCTATGTGGGTGGCATCTTGCATGCTACTGTACACACAGTGGCCACTTTCAGCCTCTCCTGTGCCTCCAGTGAAATCAGACACGTCTTCTGTGACATCCCTCCCCTCCTCGCTATTTCTTGCTCTGACACTCACACGAATCAGCTTCTGCTCTTCTGCCTTGTGGGCTCTATTGAGATGGTCACTGTCCTGATTGTCCTCATCTCCTATGGCTTCATCCTGCTGGCCATTCTGAGGATGCCATCTGCTGTAGGGAGAAGGAAAGTGTTTTCCACATGTGGTTCTCACTTAATTGGAGTGTCCATTTTTCATGGTACTGTTCTCTTCATGTATGTGAGACCAAGTTCCAGCTATGCCACAGATCATGATATGATTGTGTCTATATTTTATAGCATTGTAATTCCCATGCTGAATCCCATCATCTATAGTTTAAGGAACAAAGACGTAAAAGAGTCAATGAAAAAAGTGTTCGGCAAAATTTGGCTTATCAATAAAGTATATTTTcacagtaaatattaa
- the LOC138092999 gene encoding olfactory receptor 5T2-like has protein sequence MKNTTEVTIFVLKGLTDNSEIQFILFFLFLAIYLFTLIVNLGLVLLVIGDSRLHNPMYYFLSVLSSVDACYSSVITPKMLVDFMSKNKTILLPECAAQMFLFTTFGTTDCFLLAAMAYDRYVAIYDPLLYSVSMAPRVYVSLITASYVGGILHATLHTVATFSLSFCASSEIRHVFCDIPPLLDISCSDTHTNQLLLFSFVGSIEMVTVLIVLISYGFILLAILRMRSAEGRRKAFSTCGSHLTGVSTFHGTILFMYVRPSSSYALDHDMVVSLFYSVVIPMLNPIIYSLRNKDVEEAMKRMFWKI, from the coding sequence ATGAAGAATACCACTGAAGTTACTATATTTGTACTGAAAGGCCTCACAGATAATTCTGAAATacaatttatcttatttttcctgtttctagCAATTTATCTCTTTACTTTGATTGTAAATTTAGGACTGGTTTTATTGGTCATTGGGGATTCCCGGCTCCACAACCCCATGTACTATTTTCTGAGTGTGCTCTCATCTGTGGATGCCTGCTATTCTTCAGTAATTACACCAAAAATGTTAGTAGACTTTatgtcaaaaaacaaaaccattttgTTGCCTGAGTGTGCAGCACAGATGTTTCTCTTCACTACTTTTGGGACCACAGACTGTTTTCTCTTGGCTGCAATGGCCTATgatcgctatgtggccatctaCGACCCCCTCCTGTATTCAGTCAGCATGGCTCCCAGAGTCTATGTGTCACTCATCACTGCTTCTTATGTTGGTGGCATCTTGCATGCTACTTTACACACAGTGGCTACTTTCAGCCTCTCCTTCTGTGCCTCCAGTGAAATCAGACATGTCTTCTGTGACATCCCTCCCCTCCTCGATATTTCTTGCTCTGACACTCACACAAACCAGCTTCTGCTCTTCTCCTTTGTGGGCTCTATTGAGATGGTCACTGTCCTGATTGTCCTGATCTCCTATGGCTTCATTCTGCTGGCCATTCTGAGGATGCGTTCCgctgaagggagaaggaaagcctTTTCAACATGTGGCTCTCACCTAACTGGAGTGTCCACTTTTCATGGGACCATCCTCTTCATGTACGTGAGGCCAAGTTCCAGCTATGCCTTGGACCATGACATGGTAGTGTCCCTCTTCTACAGCGTTGTGATTCCCATGCTGAATCCCATCATCTATAGTTTAAGGAATAAGGATGTAGAAGAGGCAATGAAGAGAATGTTCTGGAAAATTTGA